The following coding sequences lie in one Arachis ipaensis cultivar K30076 chromosome B03, Araip1.1, whole genome shotgun sequence genomic window:
- the LOC107634674 gene encoding FHA domain-containing protein At4g14490-like, which yields MEAPHLKLVMLKGPRQGESFEYRPGTAVKIGRVVRGNTLAVKDAGISTKHLSILTESGQWVLRDLDSSNGTIIDAVKIPPNTPFNLCDGATIKIGERTSIHVVFVYHHDKASAAVPPQPKRNPSRRCRSAKAEVQSVEENSDDAEGSEIVPSPESKRATRNRKNNKLRVAVDVAVSESGAMDLDAPIEKPKKTRGRKKFVVVEEAEEKQYAPIEISESIAVNAAPVESVVVVEEPKKTRLTRNSNKKKSVVEGSDFSAVNAPLENVVVAEPKKSMLTRSSKKKGGLIDEITASAVPEEKVTVEESTETWVSQDSKKGKSAIRISPAQNSELEVRVENVEPEETMDGDKSKELEEECAAQAFEMEQDDKVNEVEEVQGSRLEGDEIDDDGGSGEDGNSVKEGGEDCSMQKEDVDWADFEKMTLGEWFDFLEVHLPKQIIDETEEMIESMKSKAERLREYIMQHKTEQR from the coding sequence ATGGAAGCTCCGCATCTGAAGCTGGTAATGCTTAAAGGTCCTCGACAAGGTGAATCCTTCGAGTACCGTCCCGGAACCGCCGTCAAGATTGGCCGTGTCGTCCGCGGCAACACCCTCGCCGTCAAGGACGCCGGCATCTCCACCAAACATCTCTCCATACTCACCGAATCTGGCCAATGGGTTCTCCGAGACCTCGATTCCTCCAACGGCACCATTATCGACGCTGTCAAGATCCCTCCCAACACCCCTTTCAACCTCTGCGACGGCGCCACCATCAAGATCGGAGAGCGTACTTCCATCCACGTCGTCTTCGTCTACCATCACGACAAAGCTTCGGCTGCCGTACCGCCCCAACCCAAGCGAAACCCCTCGCGTCGCTGTCGATCCGCGAAAGCTGAGGTTCAGAGCGTTGAAGAGAACAGCGATGATGCTGAGGGATCTGAAATTGTGCCTTCACCCGAGAGTAAACGTGCGACCCGAAATCGGAAGAACAATAAACTCCGTGTTGCTGTTGATGTTGCAGTTTCGGAATCGGGCGCTATGGATCTCGATGCTCCGATTGAGAAGCCGAAGAAGACCCGGGGTAGGAAAAAGTTTGTGGTGGTGGAGGAAGCCGAAGAAAAACAATATGCTCCGATTGAGATTTCCGAGTCGATTGCAGTGAATGCTGCTCCTGTAGAGAGCGTAGTGGTGGTGGAGGAACCGAAGAAGACTCGGTTGACCCGgaattcaaataaaaagaaaagtgtgGTTGAGGGTTCTGATTTCAGTGCAGTGAATGCTCCGTTAGAGAATGTTGTGGTGGCAGAACCGAAAAAAAGCATGCTAACCCGGAGTTCAAAGAAAAAAGGAGGCTTAATTGATGAGATTACTGCTTCTGCTGTACCAGAAGAGAAGGTGACGGTGGAGGAATCCACAGAAACCTGGGTAAGCCAAGATTCGAAGAAAGGGAAAAGCGCAATTCGAATTAGTCCTGCTCAAAACTCAGAATTGGAGGTTAGAGTGGAGAATGTTGAGCCAGAGGAAACAATGGATGGGGATAAGAGTAAGGAATTGGAGGAAGAATGTGCTGCTCAGGCTTTTGAAATGGAGCAGGATGATAAGGTTAATGAGGTAGAGGAAGTTCAAGGTTCTCGATTGGAGGGTGATGAGATTGATGATGATGGTGGTAGTGGTGAAGATGGAAACAGTGTGAAAGAGGGCGGCGAAGATTGCAGCATGCAGAAGGAGGATGTGGATTGGGCTGATTTTGAGAAGATGACTCTTGGTGAGTGGTTTGATTTCTTGGAAGTTCATTTGCCCAAACAGATTATTGATGAAACAGAAGAGATGATAGAGTCCATGAAAAGCAAAGCTGAGAGGCTCCGCGAGTATATTATGCAGCACAAGACAGAGCAAAGATAG